CATATGGTGCTCGCCAGTGCACCTGCGGTTGAGCCAGCTTCGACCGCAGCCGGCGACGGCGTGTTCACCCTGTCAGCCGACTCGCCGGAGGCGCTGCACTGCAACGCGTTACAGCTCGCCGACGACATCGAGAACAGTGACGTCCCGATCGCCCAGTTGGGTTTCTCGACGAACCGGATCAAGTCTTCAGGCAAGGTTCGGCTCGCCGTCGTCGCCGCTGACCGCGCCGAGTCCGTCGCGGCACTGCGCGGCGACTTCGAAATCGGCACCGCGGCGGGAATGTCGGCGGGCTGGTTGTTCAGCGGGCAGGGCACGCAGTACCCGGGCATGGCGGCGTACGAAAGCAACGCGGTGTTCCGCGCCGCCTTTGACGCCGTCGACGCCGCGATGCTGCCGCACCTTGGCGTGCGGATCACCTCGATCATGAACGACAACCGCGTGAACGACACCGAATTCGCCCAGCCCGCGATCTTCGCGCTGCAGTACGCGCAGGCGCGGGCATTGCTTCAACTCGGTGCCGAACCCGCCTGGCTGCTCGGCCACAGCATCGGCGAGTACGCCGCCGCCGCGATCGCCGAGGTGTTCAGCCTCGACGACGCCTGCCGGCTGGTGATCGCACGCGGTCGGCTCATGCAACAGCTACCCGACGGCGGCGGCATGCTGGCGGTCCGGGCGGGTGTCGACGACGTGACCGGAGTGGGCCTCGACCTCGCCGCAGTGAACGGGACCGACGAAGTCGTGTTGTCGGGTGCGATGGAGGCGATCGACGAGGCCGTGCACACCCTGGCAGGCGTCGGGATCACCGCACGTCGGCTCAACGTGTCGCACGCTTTCCACTCCCGACTGATGGAGCCGATGACCGCGAAGTTCGCGTCGATCGCTACCGAAATCTCGTACCGACTACCCGTTTTCCCGATCTTTTCCACGCTGCGCGGCCGGCTGCTCGGCGACGACGAGCCGATGGATGCGGACTACTGGACCGAGCACATCGGTGCCACCGTTCGGTTCGCCGACGCGGCAGCAGAGGCGATGCACGCCGAGCCGACACACCTCGTCGAGTTCGGCGCCAAGCGCACGCTCGCTCCGATGATCACGCGCGCCCACCGCAAAGCGCCATCCGCCCTCACCGTCGCGACAGGCGTCACCAAGGTCGTCGCCGCGCTTTACCGCGACGGTCTGAACCCCGACTGGAACCTGCTGTACCCCAACGAAGCTCGGGTTCCTCACCGGCTCAGTGGCTACTCGTTCAGCACCGCCAACCGCTTCTGGGTGAAAGAACCTGTATCCACCACGGCCCCAGCCACCAAGGACTCGACCATGGACAACCTCATCGCCCTGTTTCGCGAACAGGCGGCCGTCCTGGCCGCCTACGGCCAGGGTGACGCGCCGGTCACCGCCGCGACGACGCCCGCGCCGCAGGCGAACCCGGCCGTCGACGTCGCCGCGATTGTGCGCGCCGAGGTCGCACGCGTCAGCGGCTTCCCGGATGCCAAGTTGCGCGCGGCGCAGACCATCGCAGGCGACCTCGGCTTCGATTCGATCATGGTGACCGACCTTGCGAGCGGGCTCGCTCGCAAGGGCATCACGATCGACCCCAGTGGATTCGGCCAGGCGACGACCATCGCCGATGTGATCGCCATGGCGGGCGGACGGGTACCGGAGTCTGCGGCAACGGAAGTCGCGCCGACAGTGAGCCCGCAGTTCCGGATCGGGGAGTTCGAGGAAGTCAAGGCGTTGGCCGATCGGAAGGCGCTCGCCGAGGCCGTCGGCGTCGAGAACCCCTACTTCCTGGTGAACGACGGCGTCACCCGCGACACCTCGGTGATCAACGGTGCCGAGGTCATCAACTTCTCCAGCTACAACTACGTCGGCATGTCGGGTCACCCCGCGGTGGCCGCGGCCGTGTCGGACGCGGTGCGCCAATGGGGCAGCTCCTGCTCGGCGTCGCGCCTGCTGTCGGGGGAGAAGCCCGTCCACCGCGAATTGGAACTCGAGTTGGCGAACCTGCTCGGCACCGAGGACGCGATGGCACTGGTCAGCGGTCACGCGACCAACGTCACCGTGATCGGGCATCTGCTCGGCGGCGGCGACCTGGTGATCCACGACAGCCTCGCGCACGACAGCATCATGCAGGGCTGCAAGCTCTCCGGCGCCACCCGCAGGCCGTTCCCGCACAACGACCCCGGTGCGCTCGACCAGCTGCTCACCAGCATTCGTCACCAGTACCGTCGGGTGCTGATCATCATCGAAGGGGTTTACAGCCAGGACGGCGACATCCCGGACCTGCCAGCCTTCATCGAGGTCAAACGCAAGCACCAGGCCTTGCTGATGATCGACGAGGCACACAGCATCGGTGTGCTCGGTGCCACCGGTGGTGGCATCGGTGAGCACTTCGGCGTCGACCGCGCCGACGTCGAATTGTGGTCGGGCACAATGTCGAAGGCGCTGGCCGGCTGCGGCGGTTACGTGGGCGGCAGCAGGGAACTCATCGAGTTCCTGAAGTACACGACGCCGGGCTTCATCTACAGCGTCGGCATGCCGCCACCCACAGCGGCAGCGTCGCTCGCGGCGATCTGGGCGATCCGCAGCGAGCCCGAGACGTTGAAGCGGCTACGCGACATGTCCGCCCTGTTTCTGGAGCTGGCCCGCGAAGCCGGTGTGGACACCGGCGAGAGCGAGGGCACCCCGGTGATCCCGTGCATCGTCGGGAGCTCCGTCACCGCGCTGAAGCTGTCGAATGCGCTGCTGCGCCGCGGCATCAACGCCAATCCGATCCTCTACCCGGCCGTGCCGGAGGACAAGGCGCGGTTGCGGTTCTTCGTCACCAGCTGCCATTCGGAAGAACAGATCCGCTACACGGTGAAGACGATCGCCGAAGAGCTCGCCATTCTCGCCGACTCTCCGGCAGGCGGGTGAGACGGTGCGACTGTTCTGCTTTCACCACGCAGGCGGGGGACGGACGACGTTCAACGCCTGGAATCGGGCGCTGCGCCCGGCCGTCGAAGTCGTTGCGGTCGAGATTCCCCACCGCGAGCGATTCGACACGCTGCGCCACCTCGTGGACGAAGTCAGCGATCAGCTGCGACCCGCGCTGGCTGCCCCGCACATGTTCTTCGGCCACAGCTTCGGCGCACTGTTGGCCTATCGGCTGGCATGCAGGCGGGCCGCAGACGGTGCCCCGCCGCCTCGGGCGGTTTTCCTGTCTTCATATGCTCCGCCACACCTGCCCGCGCCGCTTCATGCTGTGAACACCCTCGACGATCACCAGCTTGCGACACTTCTGTCCGATTTGGGTGGAATGCCGCACGAGATCATTCGATGGCCCTCGCTGCGCGATCGAGCCGTCGCGACAGCGCGAAATGACCTGCGGCTGTGCATGACTGACGACGAGGACAGTACCGCGTTGCTGTCCTGCCCGATCCACGCCTTCGGAGGCAGCGACGATCCCGTCGTCAGCGAAGCCGACCTGCACGAATGGGGTATGCGCACATCCGCGGACTTCTCGGTGCAGATGCTGCGGGGCGGCCACTTTTACCTCAATGACAAGCCGCAGTTGTTCGCGGTCCTGAAGCCCCTGCTGTCGACGGTCGGGGCAGCGAGATGCTGACCCGGCTGGCCGAGTTCGTGGTGCGACGGCCCAAGGTGGTGCTGTTTGCCGTCGCGGCTGTGCTTGGTGTCAGTATCGTTTTCGGCGGCACGGTCTCCGAGAAGCTCGGCATCGGTGGCTTCGTCGACCCCGCGTCGGAATCGACTCAAGTGGCCGATTTTCTCGACGAGAACTTCAGCACCACACCGAATCTGGTGCTTCAGGTTGCAGCCGCCGAAGGCACCGTCGACAGCCCGGCGGTCACCGCGGCCGCGGATCGACTGCGCAAACTCGTCGAAACCGAGTCGTCGGCGAAGGTGATCGGATCGTTCCAACAGGATCCGGCGGGCGATCTGCGTAGTCGCGACGGGCAGTCAGGGTTGATCCTGGTCAATGTGGGGGGTACCACCGACGAGGCCGCGAAGACGGCGAGGCGACTCATCGGGAAGCTACCCGCGACCGATCAAGACGTCTCGGTGCGCGTCGGCGGATCGCTTGGCGTGCAGGAGGAGATCGAGAGCAGGGTCCATCACGATCTGCTGATCAGCGAGAGCATCGCGTTGCCGATCTCGCTCGCGGTGCTGGTGCTCGTCTTCGGCGGACTCGTCGCGGCTTTCCTGCCGCTGGCCGTCGGTCTGACCTCGATCGTCACCACGATGCTGGTGTTGTACGTCATGACCACGATCACCGACGTCTCGGTGCATGCGCTCACCGTCGCGACGGCATTCGGACTCGGATTGTCCATCGACTTCGGCTTGCTCATGGTGTCGCGCTTCCGCGAGGAACGGGACAGGGGCAGAGACCACGAGTCGGCCATCGTCGCGACGGTCACGACTGCCGGCCGCACGATCATCTTCAGCGCGGCCACCGTCACCCTGGCCATGGCTGGACTTCTGGTGTTCCCCACCTACTTCCTGCGCTCAGTCGGCGTCACGGCCAGTGCGGTCGTCATCCTGTCGGCCTTCAGCGCAATCGTCGTGGTGCCCGCACTCTTGGCCGTCCTGGGG
The genomic region above belongs to Mycobacterium sp. 3519A and contains:
- a CDS encoding type I polyketide synthase, coding for MSDVAVVGIDCRFAKAGDPAALWKLLLDGADGIDEIPADRFNAAELHDDGTLNHRTGGFISDADAFDNDFFGITPREAQAMDPQQRLLLQATWRALEDATLDPRAQAGSATGVFVGVMANEWAHVHLTDYREITAQSGSGNGYFMTANRLSYQLDLRGPSLAVDTACSSSLVAVHVAAQALRNGECDQAIAAGVNLTLTPAVNVFYTQAGLAAPDGRCKPFSGAADGIGRGEGVAVVVLRRLEDAVAAGLPIYAVIKGSAVNSDGRSNGITAPNRWAQQQVAATAYRAAGIVPAQIAFLEAHGTGTLLGDMIEAKAMADAHRSGRDEPCAIGSIKGNLGHTEGAAGIAGLIKIALSLHHRVVPASRFAETENARLRLAAGGLRLLTSPMELPAETVYAGVSSFGIGGTNCHMVLASAPAVEPASTAAGDGVFTLSADSPEALHCNALQLADDIENSDVPIAQLGFSTNRIKSSGKVRLAVVAADRAESVAALRGDFEIGTAAGMSAGWLFSGQGTQYPGMAAYESNAVFRAAFDAVDAAMLPHLGVRITSIMNDNRVNDTEFAQPAIFALQYAQARALLQLGAEPAWLLGHSIGEYAAAAIAEVFSLDDACRLVIARGRLMQQLPDGGGMLAVRAGVDDVTGVGLDLAAVNGTDEVVLSGAMEAIDEAVHTLAGVGITARRLNVSHAFHSRLMEPMTAKFASIATEISYRLPVFPIFSTLRGRLLGDDEPMDADYWTEHIGATVRFADAAAEAMHAEPTHLVEFGAKRTLAPMITRAHRKAPSALTVATGVTKVVAALYRDGLNPDWNLLYPNEARVPHRLSGYSFSTANRFWVKEPVSTTAPATKDSTMDNLIALFREQAAVLAAYGQGDAPVTAATTPAPQANPAVDVAAIVRAEVARVSGFPDAKLRAAQTIAGDLGFDSIMVTDLASGLARKGITIDPSGFGQATTIADVIAMAGGRVPESAATEVAPTVSPQFRIGEFEEVKALADRKALAEAVGVENPYFLVNDGVTRDTSVINGAEVINFSSYNYVGMSGHPAVAAAVSDAVRQWGSSCSASRLLSGEKPVHRELELELANLLGTEDAMALVSGHATNVTVIGHLLGGGDLVIHDSLAHDSIMQGCKLSGATRRPFPHNDPGALDQLLTSIRHQYRRVLIIIEGVYSQDGDIPDLPAFIEVKRKHQALLMIDEAHSIGVLGATGGGIGEHFGVDRADVELWSGTMSKALAGCGGYVGGSRELIEFLKYTTPGFIYSVGMPPPTAAASLAAIWAIRSEPETLKRLRDMSALFLELAREAGVDTGESEGTPVIPCIVGSSVTALKLSNALLRRGINANPILYPAVPEDKARLRFFVTSCHSEEQIRYTVKTIAEELAILADSPAGG
- a CDS encoding thioesterase II family protein, encoding MRLFCFHHAGGGRTTFNAWNRALRPAVEVVAVEIPHRERFDTLRHLVDEVSDQLRPALAAPHMFFGHSFGALLAYRLACRRAADGAPPPRAVFLSSYAPPHLPAPLHAVNTLDDHQLATLLSDLGGMPHEIIRWPSLRDRAVATARNDLRLCMTDDEDSTALLSCPIHAFGGSDDPVVSEADLHEWGMRTSADFSVQMLRGGHFYLNDKPQLFAVLKPLLSTVGAARC